The proteins below come from a single Malus domestica chromosome 03, GDT2T_hap1 genomic window:
- the LOC103407737 gene encoding THO complex subunit 4A-like produces MQDPLSMSLDDLIKTSKKSGSGNSRGRGGRGPSGPGPARRLPNRGANRAAPYVAAPKAPETAWQHDMYGDLGAAAYAAPAGRASAIETGTKLYISNLDYGVSNEDIKELFSEVGDLKRYGVHYDRSGRSKGTADVVFSRRTDAAAAVKRYNNVQLDGKPMKIEIVGTNIGTPGAPPAYPPAPNVAFGNRNGPPMGGQSRGGAFGRIRGGGGGGGGSGGGSGGGGGGRGGRGPRRGGGGRGSGRGRGEKDQKVSAEDLDAELEKYHAAAESMQE; encoded by the exons ATGCAGGACCCTCTAAGCATGTCCCTGGACGACCTCATCAAGACCAGCAAGAAATCCGGATCCGGTAACAGCCGAGGTCGCGGCGGCCGGGGGCCCTCGGGACCCGGACCCGCCCGCCGCTTGCCCAATCGCGGCGCCAATCGCGCGGCGCCGTACGTGGCTGCGCCCAAG gcGCCGGAGACTGCGTGGCAACACGACATGTATGGGGATCTTGGGGCGGCGGCGTACGCGGCTCCAGCTGGAAGAGCCTCGGCTATCGAAACTGGAACCAAGCTCTACATCTCCAATCTCGATTATGGCGTTTCCAACGAGGACATTAAG GAATTGTTTTCTGAGGTTGGTGACCTGAAACGTTATGGAGTACATTATGACAGAAGTGGGAGATCAAAG GGAACAGCAGACGTAGTTTTCTCACGACGAACGGATGCTGCGGCGGCTGTTAAAAGATACAACAATGTTCAACTTGATGGGAAGCCGATGAAGATTGAGATTGTAGGAACGAACATTGGGACACCTGGCGCCCCACCTGCTTACCCGCCTGCTCCTAATGTAGCTTTTGGAAATAGGAATGGACCACCCATGGG TGGACAAAGTAGGGGTGGTGCATTTGGACGTATACGTGGCGGTGGTGGCGGCGGTGGTGGCAGTGGTGGTGGcagtggtggtggcggtggtggcCGCGGTGGCCGTGGTCCTAGAAGGGGCGGTGGTGGACGTGGAAGTGGAAGAGGCCGTGGTGAAAAGGACCAAAAGGTTTCTGCTGAAGATCTTGATGCCGAGCTAGAGAAGTACCATGCAGCAGCAGAATCAATGCAAGAGTAA
- the LOC103407739 gene encoding probable histone H2B.1 — translation MAPKAEKKPAEKKPAEEKKSAVAEKAPAEKKPKAGKKLPKEAGAAAGDKKKKRSKKSVETYKIYIFKVLKQVHPDIGISSKAMGIMNSFINDIFEKLAQESSRLARYNKKPTITSREIQTAVRLVLPGELAKHAVSEGTKAVTKFTSS, via the coding sequence ATGGCGCCCAAAGCTGAGAAGAAGCCCGCCGAGAAGAAGCCCGCGGAGGAAAAGAAGTCCGCCGTGGCGGAGAAAGCCCCCGCCGAGAAGAAGCCCAAGGCCGGGAAGAAGCTCCCGAAGGAGGCCGGAGCCGCCGCCGgagacaagaagaagaagagatcgaAGAAGAGCGTGGAGACCTACAAGATCTACATCTTCAAGGTGCTGAAGCAGGTCCACCCTGACATCGGGATCTCCAGCAAGGCCATGGGAATCATGAACAGCTTCATCAACGACATCTTCGAGAAGCTCGCCCAGGAGTCATCCAGGCTCGCGAGGTACAACAAGAAGCCGACGATTACTTCCCGGGAGATCCAGACTGCTGTGAGATTGGTGCTGCCTGGTGAGCTTGCTAAGCATGCGGTGTCTGAGGGGACTAAGGCGGTGACTAAGTTTACTAGCTCTTGA